The Rhinolophus ferrumequinum isolate MPI-CBG mRhiFer1 chromosome 21, mRhiFer1_v1.p, whole genome shotgun sequence region AGCTCATTGGTGACAGGGCTTCGCCTGACCAGCAAGGAGCCACTAGGTTGacctttctcctcccccaggcAATGTGGCTGGCTTTGCAGGGAGCTCTGCCCTGCCACTAGCCAGACTGGCCTTCCCAGTGGCTCCCTTGGGTCCACAGACAGTTATCGCCAGTGTTGGGGGAAAGGTAGGTATACCAGGCTGAGAGGCTGGCTGAGCCAAGGCCCTAGCTCTAGGGCAGAGTGGAGCGATGGCTGCTTGAGTACTTAACCCTTTGTGGGCCACAgctgtctcctcttcctcccatcattccacacacacacactctgggaGCTCGGAGGTCTCCAGCCCTTGAGAGTTTTGAAGGAGGAAAACTGTAGAGGGACTGGCAGAAAGCAGGCTGAGGTGGAAGTTTCCTGGGCCAGCACTGGGTTTCTACAGTCCTTGAGAATGTGGGTGGAGAGTAGACAGTGGCCGCAGAgcagaggagcagagaggaggagactTGGCATATCTCGGGACCAGGAATTGCTCCCTAACCATCGTTCTCATCAGGATGAGCAGGCTCTGGGTCTGACTGCCCAGAAAATCGGGTGATAGAAGGGACCACAAAGGCAGCAAGTCCCGGAGTGAGGCCTAGGATGGATGATAGGAATTGGTTTTTTTGACCTCTCCATGCTCCATCTCGGCTGTGTTTGGGCTGTGAGGGAGTCCAGGATGTGAGGACTGGGGCTTGCTTGCTGCCCTGATGGAAAGCCAGTATCTCTGGGTGCCTCTGGAGCCTCTGGGCACTGCTGGCATCTCACAGCTCCATGCTAAGCCTGGGAATAGACGGCAGGTGACAGCAGAACCTGCTGGTGCTTTGTGGGAGAGAGAAGCCACGCTCTAAGAGGCAGTTGTCCTGTCTGGATGATGGAAAGCCTCTCGGAGCTATGTGTTGTTTGGTGCATGAATGGAAGGCCTGTTCCAGGGCTAGGCGTGAGGTCGCAGCTGTTACTTCCCCTGCATGGGGTGGGCCCGGATGCAGGGGCTGAGGCTAATGTCTACCTGTATCTGTGTGACTGTAGCTAGAGGGCAGCTCAAAGGACGGCAGTGGCCCATCTAGGAGTCCTCAGCCTCCCACCAGCCCTGTACCTGCAGACACTTCTCAGAGAACCAAGAGTCCTGCACCCACACTCGCCATGAATGGCCTGGAGGCTCCCTCAGCAGAAGACCCGAGCGAGGACCCGAGCGAGGAGGCCCCCGGCCTGTCCCGGAAGAGAGTGGCGAACGCAGTGAGGAAGGTGGTGAGCAGGGTGCTGCCTGGAGAGGAGCCTGGGAGCTCCAGGGAGACTCTGAGCCGAGGGGTCAAATCCCCTGAGCACCCAGCTCGAggcaagaagggagaaaaagcagCCTCAGGTCCCAAgccaccaccccctcctcctcctcctccccctgctccaTCTAAGCCTGAAGCAAAGAAGGAGGCCACCAAGGATGAGCTCTCCATGGGCCTGAGGAGCCTGATGTCTCGGGGCAGGGGCAAGGACCACAAGCCCCGCAGCAGGCAGTCTCCTGGGAAGGGGGAGAAGGCCTCAAGCCAGGAGCCGGGCTCCTCAGGGAAGCCAGGCTCCCTAGCCAAGCCGGGAAGCCCAGAGAACCAATGTCCCCCGGCCCCACCGGAAGAGCTGGCTGACCCAGGCTCCGCTGGCCCGAAGGCAAACCTCACTGGATTACAGCATTCCAAGTCACCAGCCCCTGACGTGCAGCAGGAGGTACCCGAGTGTGTCACTAACCTCCCATGCCCCTCACCACCCTCGCTCGAGGGCCAGGCCCCCTCACAACCGTCTTCCCCAAGTCTCCTTTACAGCCCCGCATGACTGAGAGGCTAGGCCCAGGCCACTGCCAATGGCAGGATTGCATGGCTCTCCCAGACTGAATGCCTGAGCCCATGGTGGCCTGGGCGTGGGGATGAGACCTGCTAACCAGCATGCTGCTGTTCTGTGGGGTCGGGGCCTGGTCCCCAGCTACATGAGGTCAGCTTGAGGCTCCAGACCCCAAGTCAAGGACCAGAGTCAGCAGATCCATTCGAGGGTGGGACAGACAGAACGTGTGAAGATGAGCAGCGTCCGTATCCCAGCCACTCACCCCCTGTGCCATCTCTGAGCCTTCCTCTGTCAAGGGGGGACAACACAGGTCTATCGTCCTTCTGTAAAGCCCTTGGGGccagaaatattttggaaattagtcATCGCTGTATCTGGGGATACCATACA contains the following coding sequences:
- the LOC117013384 gene encoding collagen alpha-1(XVI) chain-like isoform X2; translated protein: MRLEGSSKDGSGPSRSPQPPTSPVPADTSQRTKSPAPTLAMNGLEAPSAEDPSEDPSEEAPGLSRKRVANAVRKVVSRVLPGEEPGSSRETLSRGVKSPEHPARGKKGEKAASGPKPPPPPPPPPPAPSKPEAKKEATKDELSMGLRSLMSRGRGKDHKPRSRQSPGKGEKASSQEPGSSGKPGSLAKPGSPENQCPPAPPEELADPGSAGPKANLTGLQHSKSPAPDVQQEVPECVTNLPCPSPPSLEGQAPSQPSSPSLLYSPA
- the LOC117013384 gene encoding vegetative cell wall protein gp1-like isoform X1, producing MLACCTFSAGSPNRVLPVTSLSAPSGKEEVKTALKPGPPGREEGVLEGSSKDGSGPSRSPQPPTSPVPADTSQRTKSPAPTLAMNGLEAPSAEDPSEDPSEEAPGLSRKRVANAVRKVVSRVLPGEEPGSSRETLSRGVKSPEHPARGKKGEKAASGPKPPPPPPPPPPAPSKPEAKKEATKDELSMGLRSLMSRGRGKDHKPRSRQSPGKGEKASSQEPGSSGKPGSLAKPGSPENQCPPAPPEELADPGSAGPKANLTGLQHSKSPAPDVQQEVPECVTNLPCPSPPSLEGQAPSQPSSPSLLYSPA
- the LOC117013384 gene encoding collagen alpha-1(XVI) chain-like isoform X3, whose amino-acid sequence is MNGLEAPSAEDPSEDPSEEAPGLSRKRVANAVRKVVSRVLPGEEPGSSRETLSRGVKSPEHPARGKKGEKAASGPKPPPPPPPPPPAPSKPEAKKEATKDELSMGLRSLMSRGRGKDHKPRSRQSPGKGEKASSQEPGSSGKPGSLAKPGSPENQCPPAPPEELADPGSAGPKANLTGLQHSKSPAPDVQQEVPECVTNLPCPSPPSLEGQAPSQPSSPSLLYSPA